One Bartonella tribocorum CIP 105476 genomic window carries:
- a CDS encoding hemagglutinin repeat-containing protein yields MRYEKRAERAALLGVLVSSTMLKKVLFGGLGFSCLLAPSALQAQIAVDPNANAAHRPDIVAAPNGVPSIDIVTPNGKGLSHNKYYDFNIGNPGVIWNNHAQEVGQSQLGGIMPGNPHLRFTGSAKVILNEVTSSKRSALHGPGEVFGSPADVIIANPNGISCDGCGFINTPHATLTTGVPEIDASGFLKGFEVRGGDITLGTKGANFFSGKGAVDIVDIVSRTVHFEGAVAGREIGVTAGTGHFDYASREMKELTDITGKPEYAIDGSALGALQADQIKLVATEKGVGVRMRHDMAANAGQLHLSADGKISLKNVFGHGGVVLKSKSQSVLAKHITSKKHIDIAAHKDVTLETVGADGHLKIEAQDGLLSIAGKATSGGNMELSSRQTLQVSGLGSGADMALESGRDLKLEGIVLAQGNLKAHAGGDIQAHFLAGGVDMAATGAAGVVVLGTQGDVDLQSSQGAIVAESVYGAGDITLVSHNGLSVSQTILSHQNVAIQAQPATNAPVHFGQLLAYGKANIEGGAVDFSSLMTGEEAVLKVGSLDAGTLMTGVVSTGGSGDLVLDEKGFLLITAKEGAKVGQIASGGNVEIFAGNDIYYDQVIGYGNATLTSVSGEISVENVLSAEGDMRLTANTLDLSNNRSHIYTPQTLYLIADHIDVSESELAYGGLDFQSTNALEIHHARLHAVTDQGGTGDILFVAPSVMVDQVTSVLAARDFVIKTGELHNSGQLAAGQNLVFSVTGDVTNSKTGLIYVKGNGALQVDGALLNDAGAVMAEGDLSFTNAAGTGKSLSLVNKAGLIQGGGNLLIQTKTLQNEADSTPVITEKKEYSDISFEKPDKYNFLDGRDLYHDTRSNSWGKGKLSKWPALKDKKNFIFEQQVWASKEEIYGTAISSDGTVYKAFTWEYNDNRKGIEQYSWNGSRQKGGWLGSINENWSHMTEKTVTQGFSHKPTVQGVIQSSGNLIINADTIDNHYSSMRAGGNADIHANVLTNLGATAYKNTYLGCQANTDSCYGYKADGSRDVSLDIANGKDRQIGSEALESVPGLVQAGGTLNLVVDQLNNTAAEGSITGDAHFKAQAVEGNPLESLSGLTGAGALFTPKVDLNNAGELAEGLPLPKPQSGGVGGTLPNQNFIYETRAEFLDVGKFYGSAYYLNRIGYNPDREIFFLGDAYFEKELIEKQMRDLVGQGLGKGSFIPGSDAIEQVKSLLDVGADYAKAHNLPFGEALSEEQLASLEAPMVIYVRQQVKGMDVYAPVLYIPEKDRSSFVSAGALIMGNDVNITSQNTSTSTIINSGRIAANHQLHVHGGDILSQGGHFAAGGDAVLLAEKNIRLDAGRTTVDGVETVLNTEALSAGGNATVIAKQDITASGVKVTTGDDLAMVTEEGNLTIGAAETHHHSEHSDATMHQQSEVNSGGSTTLVSGKDLNILGSEVQAQDNLFLQAKENVSIDATRNSANSQRGDQTSHVAVHNGSHLSSGKDTTVLSGKDIHFSASDMDVKGNVALGAQGDITIDTKSDEMEYHLQNKNLKVDMQASRAVGSSINTGGDITAIAGQDGKPHDLTITGSSVTADGKVGLKASHDILINNAENSLQYEMSYHKEGGAFSSSKSQHNKTDATQVSGSLISGGKGVAIDSGNNTKVVASILTAGKIGETSGAKTPEDQAKADITIHSGGNILIKGAQEKYDQQAQSSESGFLSSKSSDTSQSHTTTVSSILGATGNIITQSDKETTITASHMIANEDIHMAGQSVTIDGMTDHHSSHSETHETGFGVGSGKGFVSIYGSEGKVQNEESFEHQGSSLNGKNITITAEKEDVNVVGSDFTAEENINVSAVHNVNVLPGHNSYSTSSKEERTGFGFQFEKSKSGASVGVGVESNKDTGDQWEKTNTPSNFHVGNDANFNAGNDVNFQAANVSANRDVNIDAGNNITLSESYDTSNAQEKHEKFFAGVTTSVDIGVLGTVQGLKDSADRMNNKDGNNTVMNGLLTGMKINHLFTKGREFVDWLSGNTGERGNITKGLSSGLGSMGGSTKDVLANMSGASGSVSVGFKSQKAEASSQDSTAVTTTIEGGRSINMHANKGSIHGIGADIIAGTNPIYVLENDAQSGNITMEAGKDIIFESAQNTQSTQNSSESASMSVGTGYGTGGAGATGSASFSQGEGSSEEVQHKNSHIIGTGTVHTTSGANTTLAGAVVSGERVEMEVGGDFAITSRSDTGQTSSKQNSVSVGFGAGQTGGGGSMSASFQKDKSSSDYHSVVEQSGIKAGDGGFNIIVKDKTTLTGGIIESTAPADKNSLTTGSISTSDIANSAHATASSHGFSLSGNDTIKNITKNVLNHGKAKDSEEGYTKSAISDGTIILTGESNQRAMGQDAGQIIGSLNRNTATAHQAVAPIDATPLEGAVHNRLDMINDLSDEGFGYWDKIYKIAYATKHPEGEVAHDENGNVLYATDKNGNYIKDSYGRNIPLYRYLKPEEEEHLQKGSDGEVHMFYNGIFNSPDDAARYAVQFADNDHDHLYFTYFPQAKDMLVEAGIAVFQKFFEGTFFFGLTNSTKKFQNTMYLYGNDGLHIDGHSRGSMTVGNGMHDFEKRGIHGIAGNTSINLFGPAYNAQSMANTLDYLSDGKQTSVGLENHAYDFVGIKFGGNPATFDKISAGSGPWNEAWRIFKTYPTVHACYGHADERCRQAYEDSNRIYIPSRRKK; encoded by the coding sequence ATGAGATATGAGAAGAGAGCAGAAAGAGCAGCTTTATTAGGTGTTTTAGTCTCCAGTACGATGCTCAAAAAGGTTTTATTTGGGGGACTTGGTTTTTCTTGTTTGTTAGCCCCTTCAGCGTTACAGGCGCAAATTGCAGTTGATCCTAACGCGAATGCCGCCCATCGTCCAGATATAGTGGCAGCGCCCAATGGGGTTCCCTCGATTGATATTGTTACCCCCAATGGCAAGGGCTTATCACACAATAAATATTACGATTTTAATATTGGAAATCCGGGTGTGATTTGGAACAATCATGCGCAAGAAGTGGGGCAATCGCAGTTGGGGGGCATTATGCCGGGCAATCCGCATTTGCGTTTCACGGGTTCAGCGAAAGTGATTTTAAATGAAGTGACCAGCAGCAAGCGCAGTGCGCTTCATGGCCCAGGAGAGGTTTTTGGAAGCCCAGCCGATGTGATTATAGCCAATCCCAATGGGATAAGCTGTGATGGTTGTGGCTTTATCAATACGCCCCATGCGACCTTAACCACAGGTGTACCCGAAATTGATGCGAGCGGTTTTTTGAAAGGCTTTGAGGTGCGAGGCGGGGATATCACTTTGGGGACAAAGGGCGCGAATTTTTTCTCAGGAAAAGGAGCGGTTGATATTGTCGATATTGTCTCACGCACAGTGCATTTTGAAGGAGCTGTTGCGGGCAGAGAAATTGGTGTGACAGCAGGGACAGGTCACTTTGATTATGCTTCACGGGAAATGAAAGAACTGACCGATATTACAGGTAAACCGGAATATGCGATAGATGGTTCTGCTTTGGGGGCTCTACAGGCGGATCAGATTAAACTTGTGGCAACAGAAAAAGGTGTTGGGGTTCGCATGCGCCATGATATGGCCGCCAATGCGGGGCAGTTGCATCTTTCTGCTGACGGGAAAATCTCGTTGAAGAATGTTTTTGGTCATGGGGGTGTTGTCCTCAAATCGAAAAGCCAGAGCGTATTGGCAAAGCACATCACCTCGAAAAAGCATATTGATATTGCCGCACATAAGGATGTGACGTTAGAAACGGTTGGTGCTGATGGTCATTTGAAGATAGAGGCGCAGGATGGGCTTTTATCGATTGCCGGTAAGGCAACCTCTGGGGGCAATATGGAGCTTTCTTCGCGCCAGACACTTCAAGTTTCAGGGCTAGGGTCAGGTGCTGATATGGCTCTTGAATCGGGCAGAGACTTGAAGCTTGAGGGGATTGTTTTAGCGCAAGGGAACCTCAAGGCGCATGCCGGTGGTGATATACAAGCTCATTTTTTAGCAGGTGGGGTTGATATGGCGGCAACGGGTGCTGCTGGTGTTGTTGTTCTTGGCACCCAAGGGGATGTTGATCTCCAGAGCAGTCAAGGTGCGATTGTTGCTGAAAGTGTTTATGGAGCAGGAGATATCACCCTGGTTTCTCATAACGGGCTATCTGTTTCTCAAACAATTCTGTCGCATCAAAATGTTGCCATTCAAGCACAACCAGCAACAAATGCTCCCGTTCATTTTGGGCAACTTTTAGCCTATGGCAAGGCAAATATTGAGGGTGGGGCGGTTGACTTTTCTTCACTGATGACGGGTGAAGAAGCTGTTTTAAAGGTTGGCAGCCTTGATGCAGGGACACTGATGACAGGTGTCGTTTCTACGGGCGGTTCAGGGGATCTTGTTTTAGATGAAAAGGGCTTTCTTTTGATTACAGCAAAAGAAGGGGCGAAGGTTGGTCAGATTGCCAGTGGTGGCAATGTTGAAATTTTTGCAGGCAACGACATCTATTATGATCAGGTCATTGGCTATGGCAACGCAACATTGACATCGGTATCAGGAGAGATCAGTGTTGAGAATGTGTTGTCTGCTGAGGGGGATATGAGATTGACAGCAAACACTCTCGATTTAAGCAATAATCGTTCTCATATTTACACGCCGCAAACGCTGTATTTAATTGCAGATCATATTGATGTCTCAGAGAGCGAATTGGCTTATGGCGGTTTAGACTTTCAAAGCACCAATGCCCTTGAGATTCACCATGCGCGGCTACACGCCGTGACAGATCAGGGTGGGACTGGAGATATTCTCTTTGTTGCTCCAAGTGTTATGGTGGATCAGGTAACTTCTGTTTTAGCGGCACGAGATTTCGTGATCAAAACAGGGGAGTTGCACAATAGTGGTCAATTGGCAGCGGGGCAGAATTTAGTCTTTAGCGTGACGGGGGATGTGACCAACAGCAAAACGGGTTTAATCTATGTGAAGGGCAATGGTGCTTTACAAGTTGATGGAGCTTTGTTGAATGATGCTGGTGCCGTTATGGCAGAGGGTGATTTATCTTTCACCAATGCGGCAGGCACAGGAAAAAGCCTTTCCCTTGTCAATAAAGCAGGCTTGATTCAAGGTGGAGGAAACTTATTGATCCAAACCAAAACCTTGCAAAATGAAGCCGATAGTACGCCGGTTATCACGGAAAAAAAGGAATATAGCGATATTTCTTTCGAAAAACCAGACAAATATAATTTTCTCGATGGTAGGGATTTATATCATGATACGAGATCGAATAGCTGGGGTAAAGGAAAGCTTTCTAAGTGGCCGGCACTTAAAGACAAGAAGAATTTTATATTTGAACAGCAGGTTTGGGCGAGCAAAGAAGAAATCTATGGCACCGCAATTTCAAGCGATGGAACAGTCTATAAGGCTTTTACTTGGGAATATAATGATAACAGAAAAGGCATAGAACAGTATTCTTGGAATGGTTCTCGGCAGAAGGGAGGATGGTTAGGGTCAATAAACGAAAATTGGTCACATATGACAGAAAAGACTGTCACGCAAGGGTTTTCGCATAAACCAACGGTTCAGGGGGTAATACAATCTAGTGGCAATCTCATCATTAACGCTGATACCATTGACAACCATTATAGCTCTATGAGAGCAGGGGGAAATGCCGATATCCACGCCAATGTGCTGACCAATTTAGGGGCAACGGCTTATAAAAACACTTATCTTGGTTGTCAGGCTAATACAGACAGTTGTTATGGTTATAAAGCTGATGGAAGCCGCGATGTTTCTTTAGATATAGCCAATGGCAAGGATCGCCAGATTGGTTCAGAAGCTTTGGAGAGCGTTCCTGGTCTTGTCCAAGCGGGCGGCACTTTAAATCTGGTGGTCGATCAACTCAATAACACGGCAGCGGAAGGTTCGATTACAGGGGATGCACATTTTAAAGCACAAGCAGTTGAAGGCAATCCACTGGAGTCCTTAAGTGGTTTAACCGGGGCTGGCGCTCTCTTTACACCAAAAGTCGATCTCAATAATGCGGGGGAACTTGCTGAAGGGCTTCCTTTACCAAAACCCCAATCGGGGGGTGTTGGGGGCACGCTGCCCAATCAAAATTTCATTTATGAAACGCGGGCAGAATTTCTTGATGTCGGCAAGTTTTATGGCTCAGCCTATTATTTGAACAGAATTGGTTATAATCCTGACAGAGAGATTTTTTTCTTAGGCGATGCTTATTTTGAAAAGGAACTGATTGAAAAACAAATGCGTGATCTTGTGGGTCAAGGTTTGGGTAAAGGTTCCTTTATTCCTGGAAGTGATGCCATTGAACAAGTCAAAAGTCTGCTGGATGTCGGGGCAGACTATGCAAAAGCACACAATCTCCCTTTTGGTGAGGCTTTGAGTGAAGAACAATTGGCATCCCTAGAAGCCCCGATGGTGATTTATGTACGCCAACAGGTCAAGGGCATGGATGTTTATGCACCGGTGCTTTACATCCCCGAAAAAGACAGATCCTCCTTTGTTTCTGCTGGGGCTTTGATCATGGGCAATGATGTCAATATCACCAGCCAAAATACAAGCACTTCAACGATTATCAATTCAGGGCGGATTGCGGCAAACCACCAATTGCATGTGCATGGCGGGGATATCCTCAGTCAAGGGGGGCATTTTGCAGCTGGTGGTGATGCTGTTCTCCTTGCGGAGAAGAATATTCGTTTAGATGCAGGGCGCACAACGGTTGACGGCGTGGAGACCGTATTAAACACCGAGGCGCTTTCTGCTGGGGGTAATGCAACGGTGATTGCTAAACAAGATATCACAGCCTCAGGGGTGAAGGTCACCACAGGGGATGATCTTGCTATGGTTACAGAAGAAGGTAACTTAACGATAGGCGCAGCAGAAACCCATCACCACAGCGAGCATAGTGATGCCACCATGCATCAACAATCAGAAGTTAATTCTGGCGGCTCGACGACACTTGTCTCTGGAAAAGATCTGAATATTTTAGGCTCTGAAGTTCAAGCGCAGGATAATCTTTTCTTACAGGCAAAAGAAAACGTTTCGATTGATGCCACGCGCAACAGTGCCAATAGCCAACGGGGGGATCAAACCTCCCATGTTGCTGTGCACAATGGCTCTCATTTAAGTTCTGGAAAAGATACCACTGTTCTCTCTGGAAAAGATATCCATTTTTCTGCTTCTGATATGGATGTGAAGGGCAATGTTGCTCTTGGCGCCCAAGGGGATATCACAATAGATACCAAATCCGATGAGATGGAGTATCATCTTCAAAATAAAAACCTTAAAGTGGATATGCAAGCCTCGCGAGCCGTTGGCTCTTCGATCAATACTGGGGGTGATATCACCGCTATTGCAGGGCAAGATGGCAAACCACATGATCTCACCATCACGGGCAGTTCTGTTACGGCTGATGGCAAGGTGGGGTTGAAAGCCAGCCACGATATTCTCATCAACAATGCGGAAAATAGTTTACAGTATGAGATGTCGTATCATAAAGAGGGGGGAGCATTTAGTAGCAGCAAATCCCAGCATAACAAGACTGATGCGACCCAAGTTTCCGGTTCACTCATATCGGGGGGCAAAGGCGTTGCCATTGATTCAGGAAACAACACGAAAGTTGTTGCCTCGATACTCACAGCCGGCAAGATAGGGGAGACTTCAGGAGCAAAAACGCCAGAAGACCAAGCAAAAGCCGATATTACCATTCACTCTGGTGGCAATATTCTCATCAAAGGGGCGCAAGAGAAGTATGATCAGCAAGCACAATCGTCAGAAAGTGGATTTTTGAGTAGCAAATCTTCCGATACATCTCAATCCCATACAACAACGGTTTCCTCCATTCTTGGGGCGACGGGCAACATTATTACGCAATCAGACAAAGAGACCACAATCACGGCTTCTCATATGATTGCCAATGAAGATATCCATATGGCAGGACAAAGCGTGACGATTGATGGCATGACAGATCACCATAGCAGCCATTCAGAAACTCATGAAACGGGTTTTGGTGTGGGATCAGGCAAGGGCTTTGTCTCAATCTACGGGAGTGAGGGAAAGGTGCAAAATGAAGAAAGTTTTGAACATCAAGGCTCTTCGCTCAATGGTAAAAATATCACTATCACCGCCGAAAAAGAAGATGTGAACGTGGTAGGTTCTGACTTTACCGCAGAGGAAAATATTAATGTTTCGGCAGTCCATAATGTGAATGTTTTGCCTGGTCACAATAGTTATAGCACAAGCTCAAAGGAAGAACGTACAGGTTTTGGTTTTCAGTTTGAAAAGAGCAAAAGTGGTGCTTCTGTGGGTGTTGGGGTTGAGAGCAATAAAGATACGGGCGATCAATGGGAAAAGACGAATACGCCGTCCAATTTCCATGTGGGCAATGATGCGAATTTTAATGCTGGCAATGATGTGAATTTTCAAGCGGCAAATGTTTCTGCAAATCGTGATGTCAACATTGATGCTGGTAATAATATCACACTATCGGAAAGCTATGATACCTCTAATGCGCAAGAAAAGCATGAAAAGTTCTTTGCGGGTGTGACTACGTCTGTCGATATTGGTGTCCTTGGTACGGTACAAGGCTTAAAAGATTCAGCAGACCGCATGAATAATAAGGATGGAAATAACACAGTTATGAATGGCCTCCTGACCGGCATGAAAATCAATCACCTCTTTACCAAAGGCAGGGAGTTTGTTGATTGGTTGAGTGGTAATACAGGGGAAAGGGGAAATATAACCAAAGGGCTGAGTAGTGGATTAGGAAGTATGGGAGGTTCCACCAAAGATGTTCTTGCTAATATGTCTGGTGCTTCTGGCAGTGTGAGCGTGGGCTTTAAGAGCCAGAAAGCAGAAGCCTCTTCTCAAGACTCCACCGCGGTGACCACAACAATAGAAGGTGGGCGTTCTATCAACATGCATGCCAACAAAGGCAGCATCCATGGTATTGGCGCTGATATTATCGCTGGTACCAATCCAATCTATGTGCTGGAAAATGATGCACAGAGCGGAAATATCACCATGGAAGCAGGTAAAGATATCATCTTTGAAAGTGCACAAAACACGCAAAGCACACAAAACAGCAGTGAAAGTGCTTCAATGAGTGTTGGCACCGGTTATGGCACGGGTGGCGCAGGGGCAACGGGTAGTGCTTCTTTTAGTCAAGGGGAAGGTTCCAGTGAGGAAGTTCAACACAAAAACAGCCATATTATAGGCACCGGCACTGTTCATACCACGAGTGGGGCAAACACCACATTGGCAGGCGCCGTGGTTTCTGGAGAGCGTGTAGAAATGGAAGTAGGGGGTGATTTTGCCATTACCAGCCGTAGTGATACGGGACAAACTTCCAGTAAGCAAAACTCTGTTTCTGTTGGGTTTGGTGCTGGACAAACGGGTGGTGGGGGCTCCATGAGCGCCTCTTTCCAAAAGGATAAATCCTCTAGTGATTATCACAGTGTTGTGGAGCAATCAGGCATCAAAGCGGGTGATGGCGGCTTTAATATCATTGTTAAAGACAAAACAACGCTGACCGGAGGTATTATTGAAAGCACCGCGCCGGCAGATAAAAACAGCCTGACCACAGGAAGCATTAGCACCAGTGATATTGCCAACAGTGCGCATGCGACAGCCAGCAGCCATGGTTTTAGCCTTTCTGGAAATGACACGATAAAAAACATTACCAAGAATGTTTTAAATCATGGTAAAGCCAAAGATTCAGAGGAAGGATACACCAAATCTGCTATCAGCGATGGCACCATCATCCTAACCGGTGAAAGCAACCAGAGGGCGATGGGGCAAGATGCTGGACAAATCATTGGCTCTCTCAACCGCAATACTGCAACAGCCCATCAGGCTGTCGCACCAATAGATGCCACACCGCTTGAAGGAGCAGTGCATAATCGCTTAGACATGATCAATGATTTATCCGATGAGGGATTTGGTTATTGGGATAAAATTTACAAAATCGCTTATGCCACAAAACATCCTGAAGGAGAAGTTGCGCATGATGAAAATGGCAATGTCCTCTATGCAACAGATAAAAATGGAAACTATATAAAAGATAGCTATGGAAGAAACATACCTCTATATCGCTATTTAAAACCAGAGGAAGAGGAGCATTTACAAAAAGGCTCTGATGGCGAGGTTCATATGTTTTACAATGGCATTTTTAATTCACCAGATGATGCCGCGCGTTATGCCGTCCAATTTGCTGACAACGATCATGATCATCTTTATTTTACATATTTTCCGCAAGCTAAAGATATGCTAGTAGAGGCAGGTATAGCGGTTTTTCAGAAGTTTTTTGAAGGTACATTTTTCTTTGGATTGACCAATTCGACCAAGAAGTTCCAGAATACAATGTATCTTTATGGCAATGACGGATTACATATTGATGGGCACAGCCGTGGTAGTATGACGGTAGGTAACGGGATGCATGATTTTGAAAAGCGTGGTATTCACGGTATAGCAGGCAACACGAGTATCAATCTTTTTGGTCCAGCTTACAACGCTCAATCGATGGCTAATACACTCGATTATTTAAGTGATGGCAAGCAAACCTCTGTCGGTTTAGAAAACCACGCATATGACTTTGTTGGTATAAAGTTTGGTGGAAATCCAGCTACTTTTGATAAGATCTCTGCTGGCAGTGGTCCCTGGAACGAGGCGTGGAGAATATTTAAAACTTATCCTACTGTCCATGCTTGTTATGGTCATGCGGATGAAAGGTGTCGGCAAGCTTACGAAGACTCTAATCGTATATACATCCCTTCAAGGAGAAAAAAATGA